AAATACCGCTTTGTAAACATCTTATAGGAACTTAAGCGACTCATTCTCTTCATATCTCTTTACTTTGTGCCTTTGGTGCTCTGTGCCTTTGTGCCTACCTGAGTAGTTACAAGAATTTAAGATGCCTGCCATTGCCATGACCGATCATGGCAATATGTTTGGAGCCGTTGATTTTTATCAACATGCTTATAGGTATGGGATCAAACCCATCATCGGATGTGAACTTTTTACGGAGAAGGAGCTCTGGCCAACTTGTCAAGAAGCACAGGGCAGGTATGATGGGTTTATCCACCTGTTGGATGAGGGGTGCGAAACCGTTGTCTATCTTACTGATGATTGCAGACTCGATATATCAGAGCAGATGAAAGTGTAAGTGACTATGTTTCATTCCCTTCGAATTTGGTTATACCCCGTCCCATTTTGAGTTTTGATAACGCATTTTGATAACAAAGGAGGTAAGTTGAATATGGATTTT
The window above is part of the Syntrophales bacterium genome. Proteins encoded here:
- a CDS encoding PHP domain-containing protein — encoded protein: MPAIAMTDHGNMFGAVDFYQHAYRYGIKPIIGCELFTEKELWPTCQEAQGRYDGFIHLLDEGCETVVYLTDDCRLDISEQMKV